The Edaphobacter sp. 12200R-103 genome contains a region encoding:
- the pyk gene encoding pyruvate kinase, whose product MTTSANPMLLDTASKGMLRGRRAKIVATLGPASSSIDVFRQLVRAGLDVARLNFSHGSHQQKSELIQMVRQVSREEGKPICILADLQGPKIRTGKLKDHKPVQLVAGKQLIITPHEIAGTASMVGTTFTTLAENLESGSRILLSDGLIELRVEQIKGGDVICKIINGGLLGENKGINLPGIPVKVPSLTEKDEEDLVFAIGAGVDTVAVSFVRTADDIRHVKSRLAALNSDAWIVAKLEKPQAIEHLDSILEATDAIMVARGDLGVEVPPEKVPAIQKHIIRRATEYRKPVITATQMLESMIENPRPTRAEASDVANAVYDGTDAVMLSAESAAGKYPVEAVAMMAKIVAETEEQIRLDPPPSTRHPRGVRLSVAETICESMAHASDDLDVAAIAIFTESGATSRLLSKYRPDPPIYALSPFEKVINRCMLLWGTYPILCGRFHDTDALVNMAEEILERHGRVREHQIVGIVAGTRTRSGATNFMRLHMIGDRDIEQNSVETQTASKSEGGKAAKKPAKKKKN is encoded by the coding sequence ATGACTACCTCCGCGAATCCCATGCTTCTCGATACTGCTTCCAAAGGAATGCTCCGCGGCCGTCGTGCCAAGATCGTGGCAACTCTGGGCCCCGCTTCCAGTTCGATCGATGTCTTTCGGCAGCTCGTCCGGGCAGGGCTGGACGTTGCCCGCCTCAACTTCTCTCACGGCTCACACCAGCAGAAAAGCGAACTGATCCAGATGGTTCGCCAAGTCTCCCGCGAAGAGGGCAAACCAATCTGCATTCTGGCTGATCTGCAGGGGCCGAAGATCAGGACCGGAAAGCTGAAAGATCACAAGCCGGTCCAGCTCGTTGCGGGCAAACAGCTCATTATCACGCCACACGAGATTGCAGGCACGGCCTCCATGGTGGGAACCACCTTCACGACACTGGCCGAAAATCTTGAGTCTGGTTCCCGCATTCTGCTCTCCGATGGACTGATTGAGCTGAGAGTTGAGCAGATCAAGGGCGGCGATGTCATCTGCAAGATCATCAATGGAGGTCTGCTGGGCGAAAATAAGGGCATCAACCTGCCTGGGATTCCGGTAAAGGTGCCATCGCTGACGGAGAAGGACGAAGAAGACCTCGTCTTTGCGATTGGCGCAGGCGTAGACACCGTCGCCGTCTCCTTCGTGCGGACGGCTGACGATATTCGCCACGTCAAGAGCCGGCTGGCGGCCCTCAACTCCGATGCCTGGATCGTTGCCAAGCTGGAGAAGCCACAAGCGATCGAACATCTGGACTCCATTCTTGAAGCGACAGATGCCATCATGGTGGCGCGTGGTGATCTGGGAGTTGAGGTTCCTCCCGAGAAGGTTCCGGCCATCCAGAAGCACATCATCCGCCGTGCCACGGAGTATCGAAAGCCGGTCATTACCGCAACCCAGATGCTGGAATCGATGATCGAGAATCCGCGCCCCACGCGCGCGGAAGCATCTGACGTCGCCAATGCCGTCTACGACGGCACGGATGCTGTCATGCTCTCCGCTGAAAGCGCGGCAGGGAAGTATCCGGTCGAGGCTGTCGCCATGATGGCCAAGATCGTTGCTGAGACCGAAGAGCAGATTCGTCTTGATCCTCCGCCGTCGACTCGTCATCCACGCGGCGTGCGCCTATCGGTCGCTGAGACCATCTGTGAATCGATGGCGCATGCGTCAGACGATCTTGACGTTGCTGCCATTGCGATCTTCACCGAGAGCGGAGCAACCTCGCGCCTGCTGTCAAAGTATCGTCCTGACCCGCCCATCTATGCTCTCTCTCCCTTCGAGAAGGTCATTAACCGCTGCATGCTTCTTTGGGGGACGTACCCGATCCTCTGCGGCCGCTTTCATGACACGGATGCCCTGGTCAACATGGCGGAAGAGATTCTCGAACGCCATGGCCGGGTTCGCGAGCACCAGATTGTCGGCATC
- a CDS encoding YihY/virulence factor BrkB family protein — MKRLLYIPRITHRAVVRAIDHGVLSLAQASAYSAIVALFPALIVAAALIALLPDTAPVRAQLGEFFARVLPPAVMPVLEGYFVASPHASKSTHVVVGSVLVSITGASSVIATFMEGFRRAYDLPFNCWTFWRRRARAYALVPLSLIPLGISSSLIIFGHVLIYWIAAHVPSSIRSEVYIVALIIRWSVTLTGSVGLIALIYHMGTPIRQPWRQVLPGAIAATVMWFVTTLAFGWYVTRFANYSQVYGSLGAGIALLFWLYIVSLSVLFGAEFNSSYRLHQHP; from the coding sequence GTGAAACGACTGCTGTATATTCCCCGCATCACGCATCGCGCCGTGGTGCGGGCTATCGATCACGGTGTCTTGAGCCTTGCCCAGGCCTCGGCGTACTCCGCGATTGTGGCGCTGTTTCCGGCTCTGATCGTCGCTGCCGCTCTAATCGCCCTGTTGCCCGATACCGCGCCGGTTCGGGCGCAGCTTGGCGAATTTTTCGCACGCGTACTTCCTCCAGCCGTTATGCCGGTGCTCGAGGGATATTTTGTTGCCTCGCCCCACGCCAGCAAATCCACACATGTTGTGGTCGGGTCTGTGCTCGTTTCCATCACTGGCGCGTCCAGCGTGATTGCGACCTTCATGGAGGGATTTCGCAGGGCATATGACCTTCCCTTCAACTGCTGGACGTTCTGGCGTCGTCGCGCCCGAGCGTATGCTCTCGTGCCGCTCTCTCTTATTCCACTGGGGATCTCCAGCTCCCTGATTATCTTTGGCCATGTTCTGATCTACTGGATCGCGGCCCACGTTCCGTCCTCCATCCGGTCCGAGGTTTACATCGTGGCCCTCATCATCCGCTGGTCGGTGACGCTTACCGGCTCCGTCGGGCTGATCGCGCTGATCTATCATATGGGCACGCCCATCCGGCAGCCCTGGAGGCAGGTATTGCCCGGCGCGATTGCGGCTACCGTCATGTGGTTTGTAACCACGCTGGCATTTGGCTGGTATGTAACCAGGTTCGCCAACTATTCCCAGGTATATGGCTCGCTGGGGGCTGGAATTGCCCTTCTCTTCTGGCTGTACATCGTCTCACTCAGCGTCCTGTTTGGCGCCGAATTCAACTCCTCCTACCGTCTGCACCAACATCCTTAA